In Indicator indicator isolate 239-I01 chromosome 28, UM_Iind_1.1, whole genome shotgun sequence, one DNA window encodes the following:
- the TSC1 gene encoding hamartin isoform X7 gives MAQQGNVGELLSMLDSPILGVLEDITAAFKDNLICDRGPMLVNSLVDYYLETNSQQALHILSTLQEPHDKHLLDKINEYMGKAATRLPTLSLLGHVIRRQPSWKHKLSQAPLLLSLLKCLKTDTDVVVLTTGVLVLITMLPMIPQSGKQYLHDFFGIFGRLSAWCLQNPGHVAEIYLVHLHASVYALFHRLYGMYPCNFVSFLRSHYSMKENLETFEEVVKPMMEHVRIHPELVTGSKDHELDPRRWKRLETHDVVIECAKISLDPAEASYEDGYYSVSRKLCTSLKHHQTDSSASYYIDTHSNYGTSTPYSTPRLTLSQMPGQLPQILSPQSIRLSTEPQQVTIWSPSAVCGMTTPPTSPGIVPSDSSQSASQPYSKAFGTSAGGKGTPLGTPATSPPPPCTSDDFVHVSLPSAAATPPRKEDKPDPGRPLLYRQQNVINSDKSLDTPGSKSSVTLSDLPEFLGGLSFEDSAEKDREEDAISKEISEITTDAEHMVPRGGFDSPFYRTNESLSGSQKKTHSVVSGVQGHSQTSEPLTSSLDKPGPENARETPKQTFTPIDKPCGGSAESPAGNREGTSGETNILTPSPCKVPAQRRVVVGSGQPPLYEHLFEVALPKTAYLFVGKKTEELLKKAKGTQEDDCMSSTSPVEVLDRLIQQGADAHTKELNKLSLPSKSADWTHFGGSPPSDEIHTLRNQLLLLHNQLLYERFKRQQHALRNRRLLRKVIKATALEEHNAAMKDQLKLQEKEIQALKLSLQKEQARYHQFQEEHENIVAQLHSQIRQLQHDREEFYNQSQELQTKLEDCRNMIADLRLELKKANNKLSNSESVQQQMEFLNRQLLVLGEVNELYLEQLQHKHTDTTKEVEMLHAAFRKELEKTKLCVQQQSQRLDASQKRIAELESQLAKKDHLFLEQKKYLEDVKIQARGQLQAVESRYKAQKRITQAFELEILDLFGRLEKSSLLKKLEDDKTEAAEAAEERLDCGNEDTVVGYSEETIGRNGETKPTSTRGSSSSKGGSSSELSTPEKPQNQRFSSRWETSLLLEPSTTVPLTVGSLPSSKSFLGMKARELFRNKSESQCDEEGVTINRLSDALKTELCKDPSMETKAPPSPDNLSLSPKIQESSVGQLHIMDYNETHHDHS, from the exons ATGGCACAGCAAGGAAATGTTGGTGAGCTCCTCTCAATGCTGGATTCTCCAATTCTGGGTGTCCTGGAAGATATAACAGCTGCATTCAAGGATAATCTCATCTGTG ACCGTGGGCCTATGCTGGTGAACAGCCTGGTGGACTATTACCTGGAAACCAACTCTCAGCAGGCACTGCATATCCTGTCCACGCTGCAAGAGCCTCATGACAAG CATCTACTGGACAAAATTAATGAATACATGGGCAAAGCTGCTACTCGTTTACCcaccctctccctgctgggACACGTCATTAGGCGACAACCATCATGGAAACATAAACTTTCTCAAGCACCTCTCCTCCTTTCATTGCTTAAATGTCTCAAG ACTGACACAGATGTAGTAGTACTCACCACAGGTGTCCTAGTGCTAATAACCATGTTGCCAATGATTCCTCAGTCTGGCAAACAGTACCTTCATGATTTCTTTGGTATCTTTGGGCGTCTCTCAGCCTGGTGCTTGCAGAATCCAG GTCATGTGGCAGAGATTTATCTTGTCCATCTCCATGCCAGTGTTTATGCTCTCTTCCATCGTCTCTATGGAATGTATCCTTGCAATTTTGTCTCCTTTCTACGTTCTCACTACAGTATGAAGGAAAACTTGGAGACCTTTGAAGAGGTAGTCAAG CCAATGATGGAACATGTGCGAATTCATCCAGAATTAGTGACTGGATCTAAGGACCACGAACTGGACCCACGAag GTGGAAAAGACTAGAAACTCATGATGTTGTGATAGAATGTGCCAAAATCTCCTTGGACCCTGCAGAAGCCTCCTATGAAGATGGTTATTACTCTGTGTCTCGGAAACTCTGCACAAGCTTAAAACATCATCAAACTGACTCCAGTGCCAGCTATTACATTGACACACACAGCAACTACG GAACTTCTACCCCGTACTCCACTCCTCGGCTAACACTATCACAAATGCCAGGGCAGCTACCTCAGATTCTGAGCCCACAGTCGATACGGCTGTCAACTGAGCCACAGCAG GTTACCATCTGGAGTCCTTCTGCAGTTTGTGGGATGACCACTCCACCAACCTCCCCCGGAATTGTCCCATCAGATTCATCCCAGTCTGCATCACAACCTTACAGCAAAGCTTTTGGCACATCTG cagGGGGCAAAGGAACACCATTGGGAACGCCAGCCACGTCTCCTCCTCCACCCTGCACCTCAGATGACTTTGTGCATGTTTCactcccttcagctgctgccacgCCTCCTAGAaag gaggacAAACCAGATCCTGGGAGGCCTTTACTGTACCGACAGCAAAATGTCATAAACAGCGATAAATCATTGG ACACACCTGGTAGTAAAAGTTCAGTCACCTTAAGTGATCTTCCAGAGTTTTTAGGTGGTCTGTCTTTTGAAGATAGTGCTGAaaaggacagagaggaag ATGCAATATCTAAAGAGATCTCCGAGATCACCACCGATGCTGAACACATGGTGCCTAGAGGAGGGTTTGACTCCCCGTTTTACCGCACAAATGAAAGTCTGTCAGGCTCTCAAAAGAAGACCCATTCAGTAGTCTCTGGTGTTCAGGGACACAGTCAGACCTCTGAGCCTTTAACATCTTCTCTGGACAAGCCTGGGCCTGAGAACGCACGggaaacacccaaacaaacgTTTACTCCCATAGACAAACCCTGCGGAGGCTCTGCAGAAAGCCCTGCTGGTAACAGGGAAGGAACCTCGGGGGAGACCAACAtcctcactcccagcccttgcaaaGTACCAGCACAAAGGAGAGTGGTGGTTGGGAGTGGGCAGCCTCCCCTATACGAGCACCTTTTTGAGGTTGCATTACCAAAGACTGCCTACCTCTTTGTTGGCAAGAAGACCGAGGAGCTGCTAAAGAAAGCCAAGGGAACCCAGGAGGATGATTGCATGTCCTCTACTTCTCCTGTGGAAGTACTGGACAGGCTGATCCAGCAAGGAGCAGATGCACACACTAAGGAGCTGAACAA gtTGTCTCTGCCAAGCAAATCTGCTGACTGGACTCACTTTGGAG GGTCTCCCCCTTCAGATGAGATTCACACCCTGCGtaaccagctgctgctgctgcacaaccAGTTGCTGTATGAGCGCTtcaagaggcagcagcatgcCCTGCGCAACCGCCGCCTCCTGCGCAAGGTCATCAAGGCAACAGCCCTGGAGGAGCACAACGCTGCCAtg AAAGATCAGCTAAAACTACAGGAGAAAGAAATCCAGGCCTTGAAACTGAGTCTGCAGAAAGAACAGGCAAGGTACCACCAGTTTCAGGAGGAACATGAAAATATAGTGGCTCAGCTTCACAGCCAGATCAGACAGCTGCAGCATGACCGGGAGGAATTCTACAACCAGAGCCAGGAATTGCAG ACCAAGCTGGAAGACTGCAGGAATATGATTGCAGATCTGAGGTTAGAATTAAAGAAGGCTAACAACAAG CTTTCCAACAGTGAATCAGTGCAACAGCAGATGGAGTTCTTGAACAGGCAGCTTCTGGTTCTTGGGGAGGTCAATGAGTTGtacctggagcagctgcagcacaagcaCACAGACACTACAAAG GAGGTTGAAATGTTGCACGCTGCTTTTCGGAAGGAACTGGAGAAGACCAAGTTGTGCGTTCAGCAGCAAAGCCAAAGGCTTGATGCTTCCCAGAAACGGATAGCTGAACTGGAATCTCAGCTTGCTAAAAAGGACCACCTCTTCCTGGAGCAAAAGAAATACCTGGAAGATGTCAAAATTCAAGCAAG AGGTCAGCTGCAAGCAGTGGAAAGTAGGTACAAGGCGCAGAAAAGAATCACACAGGCATTTGAGCTGGAGATCTTGGATCTGTTTGGccggctggagaagagcagcctacTGAAAAAACTTGAAGATGAtaaaacagaagcagctgaagcagcagaagaaag GCTGGATTGTGGTAATGAAGATACTGTGGTGGGATACAGTGAAGAAACAATTGGTAGAAATGGGGAGACCAAACCTACCAGTACTCGAGGCAGTAGTAGCAGTaagggtggcagcagcagtgagctctCCACCCCAGAAAAACCCCAGAACCAGAGATTCAGCAGTCGCTGGGAGACGTCTTTGTTGCTGGAGCCCTCGACTACTGTCCCACTGACTGTAGGTTCACTCCCCAGCTCCAAGAGCTTCCTTGGAATGAAGGCACGAGAATTATTTCGCAACAAGAGTGAGAGCCAGTGTGATGAGGAGGGTGTAACCATCAACAGGCTTTCTGATGCCCTAAAGACTGAACTTTGTAAAGATCCCAGCATGGAGACGAAGGCCCCTCCGAGTCCCGATAACCTTAGCCTCTCGCCTAAGATCCAGGAAAGCAGTGTTGGACAGCTTCATATCATGGACTACAATGAAACTCATCATGACCACAGTTAA
- the TSC1 gene encoding hamartin isoform X1, giving the protein MAQQGNVGELLSMLDSPILGVLEDITAAFKDNLICDRGPMLVNSLVDYYLETNSQQALHILSTLQEPHDKHLLDKINEYMGKAATRLPTLSLLGHVIRRQPSWKHKLSQAPLLLSLLKCLKTDTDVVVLTTGVLVLITMLPMIPQSGKQYLHDFFGIFGRLSAWCLQNPGHVAEIYLVHLHASVYALFHRLYGMYPCNFVSFLRSHYSMKENLETFEEVVKPMMEHVRIHPELVTGSKDHELDPRRWKRLETHDVVIECAKISLDPAEASYEDGYYSVSRKLCTSLKHHQTDSSASYYIDTHSNYGTSTPYSTPRLTLSQMPGQLPQILSPQSIRLSTEPQQVTIWSPSAVCGMTTPPTSPGIVPSDSSQSASQPYSKAFGTSAGGKGTPLGTPATSPPPPCTSDDFVHVSLPSAAATPPRKEDKPDPGRPLLYRQQNVINSDKSLDTPGSKSSVTLSDLPEFLGGLSFEDSAEKDREEDAISKEISEITTDAEHMVPRGGFDSPFYRTNESLSGSQKKTHSVVSGVQGHSQTSEPLTSSLDKPGPENARETPKQTFTPIDKPCGGSAESPAGNREGTSGETNILTPSPCKVPAQRRVVVGSGQPPLYEHLFEVALPKTAYLFVGKKTEELLKKAKGTQEDDCMSSTSPVEVLDRLIQQGADAHTKELNKLSLPSKSADWTHFGGSPPSDEIHTLRNQLLLLHNQLLYERFKRQQHALRNRRLLRKVIKATALEEHNAAMKDQLKLQEKEIQALKLSLQKEQARYHQFQEEHENIVAQLHSQIRQLQHDREEFYNQSQELQTKLEDCRNMIADLRLELKKANNKVCHTELLLSQVSQKLSNSESVQQQMEFLNRQLLVLGEVNELYLEQLQHKHTDTTKEVEMLHAAFRKELEKTKLCVQQQSQRLDASQKRIAELESQLAKKDHLFLEQKKYLEDVKIQARGQLQAVESRYKAQKRITQAFELEILDLFGRLEKSSLLKKLEDDKTEAAEAAEERLDCGNEDTVVGYSEETIGRNGETKPTSTRGSSSSKGGSSSELSTPEKPQNQRFSSRWETSLLLEPSTTVPLTVGSLPSSKSFLGMKARELFRNKSESQCDEEGVTINRLSDALKTELCKDPSMETKAPPSPDNLSLSPKIQESSVGQLHIMDYNETHHDHS; this is encoded by the exons ATGGCACAGCAAGGAAATGTTGGTGAGCTCCTCTCAATGCTGGATTCTCCAATTCTGGGTGTCCTGGAAGATATAACAGCTGCATTCAAGGATAATCTCATCTGTG ACCGTGGGCCTATGCTGGTGAACAGCCTGGTGGACTATTACCTGGAAACCAACTCTCAGCAGGCACTGCATATCCTGTCCACGCTGCAAGAGCCTCATGACAAG CATCTACTGGACAAAATTAATGAATACATGGGCAAAGCTGCTACTCGTTTACCcaccctctccctgctgggACACGTCATTAGGCGACAACCATCATGGAAACATAAACTTTCTCAAGCACCTCTCCTCCTTTCATTGCTTAAATGTCTCAAG ACTGACACAGATGTAGTAGTACTCACCACAGGTGTCCTAGTGCTAATAACCATGTTGCCAATGATTCCTCAGTCTGGCAAACAGTACCTTCATGATTTCTTTGGTATCTTTGGGCGTCTCTCAGCCTGGTGCTTGCAGAATCCAG GTCATGTGGCAGAGATTTATCTTGTCCATCTCCATGCCAGTGTTTATGCTCTCTTCCATCGTCTCTATGGAATGTATCCTTGCAATTTTGTCTCCTTTCTACGTTCTCACTACAGTATGAAGGAAAACTTGGAGACCTTTGAAGAGGTAGTCAAG CCAATGATGGAACATGTGCGAATTCATCCAGAATTAGTGACTGGATCTAAGGACCACGAACTGGACCCACGAag GTGGAAAAGACTAGAAACTCATGATGTTGTGATAGAATGTGCCAAAATCTCCTTGGACCCTGCAGAAGCCTCCTATGAAGATGGTTATTACTCTGTGTCTCGGAAACTCTGCACAAGCTTAAAACATCATCAAACTGACTCCAGTGCCAGCTATTACATTGACACACACAGCAACTACG GAACTTCTACCCCGTACTCCACTCCTCGGCTAACACTATCACAAATGCCAGGGCAGCTACCTCAGATTCTGAGCCCACAGTCGATACGGCTGTCAACTGAGCCACAGCAG GTTACCATCTGGAGTCCTTCTGCAGTTTGTGGGATGACCACTCCACCAACCTCCCCCGGAATTGTCCCATCAGATTCATCCCAGTCTGCATCACAACCTTACAGCAAAGCTTTTGGCACATCTG cagGGGGCAAAGGAACACCATTGGGAACGCCAGCCACGTCTCCTCCTCCACCCTGCACCTCAGATGACTTTGTGCATGTTTCactcccttcagctgctgccacgCCTCCTAGAaag gaggacAAACCAGATCCTGGGAGGCCTTTACTGTACCGACAGCAAAATGTCATAAACAGCGATAAATCATTGG ACACACCTGGTAGTAAAAGTTCAGTCACCTTAAGTGATCTTCCAGAGTTTTTAGGTGGTCTGTCTTTTGAAGATAGTGCTGAaaaggacagagaggaag ATGCAATATCTAAAGAGATCTCCGAGATCACCACCGATGCTGAACACATGGTGCCTAGAGGAGGGTTTGACTCCCCGTTTTACCGCACAAATGAAAGTCTGTCAGGCTCTCAAAAGAAGACCCATTCAGTAGTCTCTGGTGTTCAGGGACACAGTCAGACCTCTGAGCCTTTAACATCTTCTCTGGACAAGCCTGGGCCTGAGAACGCACGggaaacacccaaacaaacgTTTACTCCCATAGACAAACCCTGCGGAGGCTCTGCAGAAAGCCCTGCTGGTAACAGGGAAGGAACCTCGGGGGAGACCAACAtcctcactcccagcccttgcaaaGTACCAGCACAAAGGAGAGTGGTGGTTGGGAGTGGGCAGCCTCCCCTATACGAGCACCTTTTTGAGGTTGCATTACCAAAGACTGCCTACCTCTTTGTTGGCAAGAAGACCGAGGAGCTGCTAAAGAAAGCCAAGGGAACCCAGGAGGATGATTGCATGTCCTCTACTTCTCCTGTGGAAGTACTGGACAGGCTGATCCAGCAAGGAGCAGATGCACACACTAAGGAGCTGAACAA gtTGTCTCTGCCAAGCAAATCTGCTGACTGGACTCACTTTGGAG GGTCTCCCCCTTCAGATGAGATTCACACCCTGCGtaaccagctgctgctgctgcacaaccAGTTGCTGTATGAGCGCTtcaagaggcagcagcatgcCCTGCGCAACCGCCGCCTCCTGCGCAAGGTCATCAAGGCAACAGCCCTGGAGGAGCACAACGCTGCCAtg AAAGATCAGCTAAAACTACAGGAGAAAGAAATCCAGGCCTTGAAACTGAGTCTGCAGAAAGAACAGGCAAGGTACCACCAGTTTCAGGAGGAACATGAAAATATAGTGGCTCAGCTTCACAGCCAGATCAGACAGCTGCAGCATGACCGGGAGGAATTCTACAACCAGAGCCAGGAATTGCAG ACCAAGCTGGAAGACTGCAGGAATATGATTGCAGATCTGAGGTTAGAATTAAAGAAGGCTAACAACAAGGTGTGTCACACTGAACTGCTTCTTAGCCAAGTGTCTCAAAAG CTTTCCAACAGTGAATCAGTGCAACAGCAGATGGAGTTCTTGAACAGGCAGCTTCTGGTTCTTGGGGAGGTCAATGAGTTGtacctggagcagctgcagcacaagcaCACAGACACTACAAAG GAGGTTGAAATGTTGCACGCTGCTTTTCGGAAGGAACTGGAGAAGACCAAGTTGTGCGTTCAGCAGCAAAGCCAAAGGCTTGATGCTTCCCAGAAACGGATAGCTGAACTGGAATCTCAGCTTGCTAAAAAGGACCACCTCTTCCTGGAGCAAAAGAAATACCTGGAAGATGTCAAAATTCAAGCAAG AGGTCAGCTGCAAGCAGTGGAAAGTAGGTACAAGGCGCAGAAAAGAATCACACAGGCATTTGAGCTGGAGATCTTGGATCTGTTTGGccggctggagaagagcagcctacTGAAAAAACTTGAAGATGAtaaaacagaagcagctgaagcagcagaagaaag GCTGGATTGTGGTAATGAAGATACTGTGGTGGGATACAGTGAAGAAACAATTGGTAGAAATGGGGAGACCAAACCTACCAGTACTCGAGGCAGTAGTAGCAGTaagggtggcagcagcagtgagctctCCACCCCAGAAAAACCCCAGAACCAGAGATTCAGCAGTCGCTGGGAGACGTCTTTGTTGCTGGAGCCCTCGACTACTGTCCCACTGACTGTAGGTTCACTCCCCAGCTCCAAGAGCTTCCTTGGAATGAAGGCACGAGAATTATTTCGCAACAAGAGTGAGAGCCAGTGTGATGAGGAGGGTGTAACCATCAACAGGCTTTCTGATGCCCTAAAGACTGAACTTTGTAAAGATCCCAGCATGGAGACGAAGGCCCCTCCGAGTCCCGATAACCTTAGCCTCTCGCCTAAGATCCAGGAAAGCAGTGTTGGACAGCTTCATATCATGGACTACAATGAAACTCATCATGACCACAGTTAA
- the TSC1 gene encoding hamartin isoform X6, with product MAQQGNVGELLSMLDSPILGVLEDITAAFKDNLICDRGPMLVNSLVDYYLETNSQQALHILSTLQEPHDKHLLDKINEYMGKAATRLPTLSLLGHVIRRQPSWKHKLSQAPLLLSLLKCLKTDTDVVVLTTGVLVLITMLPMIPQSGKQYLHDFFGIFGRLSAWCLQNPGHVAEIYLVHLHASVYALFHRLYGMYPCNFVSFLRSHYSMKENLETFEEVVKPMMEHVRIHPELVTGSKDHELDPRRWKRLETHDVVIECAKISLDPAEASYEDGYYSVSRKLCTSLKHHQTDSSASYYIDTHSNYGTSTPYSTPRLTLSQMPGQLPQILSPQSIRLSTEPQQVTIWSPSAVCGMTTPPTSPGIVPSDSSQSASQPYSKAFGTSGGKGTPLGTPATSPPPPCTSDDFVHVSLPSAAATPPRKEDKPDPGRPLLYRQQNVINSDKSLDTPGSKSSVTLSDLPEFLGGLSFEDSAEKDREEDAISKEISEITTDAEHMVPRGGFDSPFYRTNESLSGSQKKTHSVVSGVQGHSQTSEPLTSSLDKPGPENARETPKQTFTPIDKPCGGSAESPAGNREGTSGETNILTPSPCKVPAQRRVVVGSGQPPLYEHLFEVALPKTAYLFVGKKTEELLKKAKGTQEDDCMSSTSPVEVLDRLIQQGADAHTKELNKLSLPSKSADWTHFGDEIHTLRNQLLLLHNQLLYERFKRQQHALRNRRLLRKVIKATALEEHNAAMKDQLKLQEKEIQALKLSLQKEQARYHQFQEEHENIVAQLHSQIRQLQHDREEFYNQSQELQTKLEDCRNMIADLRLELKKANNKVCHTELLLSQVSQKLSNSESVQQQMEFLNRQLLVLGEVNELYLEQLQHKHTDTTKEVEMLHAAFRKELEKTKLCVQQQSQRLDASQKRIAELESQLAKKDHLFLEQKKYLEDVKIQARGQLQAVESRYKAQKRITQAFELEILDLFGRLEKSSLLKKLEDDKTEAAEAAEERLDCGNEDTVVGYSEETIGRNGETKPTSTRGSSSSKGGSSSELSTPEKPQNQRFSSRWETSLLLEPSTTVPLTVGSLPSSKSFLGMKARELFRNKSESQCDEEGVTINRLSDALKTELCKDPSMETKAPPSPDNLSLSPKIQESSVGQLHIMDYNETHHDHS from the exons ATGGCACAGCAAGGAAATGTTGGTGAGCTCCTCTCAATGCTGGATTCTCCAATTCTGGGTGTCCTGGAAGATATAACAGCTGCATTCAAGGATAATCTCATCTGTG ACCGTGGGCCTATGCTGGTGAACAGCCTGGTGGACTATTACCTGGAAACCAACTCTCAGCAGGCACTGCATATCCTGTCCACGCTGCAAGAGCCTCATGACAAG CATCTACTGGACAAAATTAATGAATACATGGGCAAAGCTGCTACTCGTTTACCcaccctctccctgctgggACACGTCATTAGGCGACAACCATCATGGAAACATAAACTTTCTCAAGCACCTCTCCTCCTTTCATTGCTTAAATGTCTCAAG ACTGACACAGATGTAGTAGTACTCACCACAGGTGTCCTAGTGCTAATAACCATGTTGCCAATGATTCCTCAGTCTGGCAAACAGTACCTTCATGATTTCTTTGGTATCTTTGGGCGTCTCTCAGCCTGGTGCTTGCAGAATCCAG GTCATGTGGCAGAGATTTATCTTGTCCATCTCCATGCCAGTGTTTATGCTCTCTTCCATCGTCTCTATGGAATGTATCCTTGCAATTTTGTCTCCTTTCTACGTTCTCACTACAGTATGAAGGAAAACTTGGAGACCTTTGAAGAGGTAGTCAAG CCAATGATGGAACATGTGCGAATTCATCCAGAATTAGTGACTGGATCTAAGGACCACGAACTGGACCCACGAag GTGGAAAAGACTAGAAACTCATGATGTTGTGATAGAATGTGCCAAAATCTCCTTGGACCCTGCAGAAGCCTCCTATGAAGATGGTTATTACTCTGTGTCTCGGAAACTCTGCACAAGCTTAAAACATCATCAAACTGACTCCAGTGCCAGCTATTACATTGACACACACAGCAACTACG GAACTTCTACCCCGTACTCCACTCCTCGGCTAACACTATCACAAATGCCAGGGCAGCTACCTCAGATTCTGAGCCCACAGTCGATACGGCTGTCAACTGAGCCACAGCAG GTTACCATCTGGAGTCCTTCTGCAGTTTGTGGGATGACCACTCCACCAACCTCCCCCGGAATTGTCCCATCAGATTCATCCCAGTCTGCATCACAACCTTACAGCAAAGCTTTTGGCACATCTG GGGGCAAAGGAACACCATTGGGAACGCCAGCCACGTCTCCTCCTCCACCCTGCACCTCAGATGACTTTGTGCATGTTTCactcccttcagctgctgccacgCCTCCTAGAaag gaggacAAACCAGATCCTGGGAGGCCTTTACTGTACCGACAGCAAAATGTCATAAACAGCGATAAATCATTGG ACACACCTGGTAGTAAAAGTTCAGTCACCTTAAGTGATCTTCCAGAGTTTTTAGGTGGTCTGTCTTTTGAAGATAGTGCTGAaaaggacagagaggaag ATGCAATATCTAAAGAGATCTCCGAGATCACCACCGATGCTGAACACATGGTGCCTAGAGGAGGGTTTGACTCCCCGTTTTACCGCACAAATGAAAGTCTGTCAGGCTCTCAAAAGAAGACCCATTCAGTAGTCTCTGGTGTTCAGGGACACAGTCAGACCTCTGAGCCTTTAACATCTTCTCTGGACAAGCCTGGGCCTGAGAACGCACGggaaacacccaaacaaacgTTTACTCCCATAGACAAACCCTGCGGAGGCTCTGCAGAAAGCCCTGCTGGTAACAGGGAAGGAACCTCGGGGGAGACCAACAtcctcactcccagcccttgcaaaGTACCAGCACAAAGGAGAGTGGTGGTTGGGAGTGGGCAGCCTCCCCTATACGAGCACCTTTTTGAGGTTGCATTACCAAAGACTGCCTACCTCTTTGTTGGCAAGAAGACCGAGGAGCTGCTAAAGAAAGCCAAGGGAACCCAGGAGGATGATTGCATGTCCTCTACTTCTCCTGTGGAAGTACTGGACAGGCTGATCCAGCAAGGAGCAGATGCACACACTAAGGAGCTGAACAA gtTGTCTCTGCCAAGCAAATCTGCTGACTGGACTCACTTTGGAG ATGAGATTCACACCCTGCGtaaccagctgctgctgctgcacaaccAGTTGCTGTATGAGCGCTtcaagaggcagcagcatgcCCTGCGCAACCGCCGCCTCCTGCGCAAGGTCATCAAGGCAACAGCCCTGGAGGAGCACAACGCTGCCAtg AAAGATCAGCTAAAACTACAGGAGAAAGAAATCCAGGCCTTGAAACTGAGTCTGCAGAAAGAACAGGCAAGGTACCACCAGTTTCAGGAGGAACATGAAAATATAGTGGCTCAGCTTCACAGCCAGATCAGACAGCTGCAGCATGACCGGGAGGAATTCTACAACCAGAGCCAGGAATTGCAG ACCAAGCTGGAAGACTGCAGGAATATGATTGCAGATCTGAGGTTAGAATTAAAGAAGGCTAACAACAAGGTGTGTCACACTGAACTGCTTCTTAGCCAAGTGTCTCAAAAG CTTTCCAACAGTGAATCAGTGCAACAGCAGATGGAGTTCTTGAACAGGCAGCTTCTGGTTCTTGGGGAGGTCAATGAGTTGtacctggagcagctgcagcacaagcaCACAGACACTACAAAG GAGGTTGAAATGTTGCACGCTGCTTTTCGGAAGGAACTGGAGAAGACCAAGTTGTGCGTTCAGCAGCAAAGCCAAAGGCTTGATGCTTCCCAGAAACGGATAGCTGAACTGGAATCTCAGCTTGCTAAAAAGGACCACCTCTTCCTGGAGCAAAAGAAATACCTGGAAGATGTCAAAATTCAAGCAAG AGGTCAGCTGCAAGCAGTGGAAAGTAGGTACAAGGCGCAGAAAAGAATCACACAGGCATTTGAGCTGGAGATCTTGGATCTGTTTGGccggctggagaagagcagcctacTGAAAAAACTTGAAGATGAtaaaacagaagcagctgaagcagcagaagaaag GCTGGATTGTGGTAATGAAGATACTGTGGTGGGATACAGTGAAGAAACAATTGGTAGAAATGGGGAGACCAAACCTACCAGTACTCGAGGCAGTAGTAGCAGTaagggtggcagcagcagtgagctctCCACCCCAGAAAAACCCCAGAACCAGAGATTCAGCAGTCGCTGGGAGACGTCTTTGTTGCTGGAGCCCTCGACTACTGTCCCACTGACTGTAGGTTCACTCCCCAGCTCCAAGAGCTTCCTTGGAATGAAGGCACGAGAATTATTTCGCAACAAGAGTGAGAGCCAGTGTGATGAGGAGGGTGTAACCATCAACAGGCTTTCTGATGCCCTAAAGACTGAACTTTGTAAAGATCCCAGCATGGAGACGAAGGCCCCTCCGAGTCCCGATAACCTTAGCCTCTCGCCTAAGATCCAGGAAAGCAGTGTTGGACAGCTTCATATCATGGACTACAATGAAACTCATCATGACCACAGTTAA